In bacterium, the following proteins share a genomic window:
- a CDS encoding amino acid ABC transporter substrate-binding protein, producing the protein MKKSLLFFLAVFALIQISARAAEPVRIGLTLGLTGKYTEMSAMQMKGYRLWKKQVNDRGGIAGRPVELIIRDDGSDGPAAAGLYEEMMGSRKVDLVFGPYASAITAAILPAAERHGYPVLVGGAFSDQPWSQGRRNVFGVYTPASRYTVGFLEMLVASGVDRLAILATDDVFSQSAADGAAKWAGRYGLEVVYRETFPKDKQELDDEIGRARESGASLLIMCGHLQEAVSGREALSRAGWQPAAYYATVGPVLQEYADRLGPLAEGTFSSSQWEPDPDLDFPGSRQFLEEFTATYSTAPSYHAATAFATGTILEQAVHRAGGIDREKLTEALFTLDTMSIIGRYGVDRTGMQIRQFPVITQWQEGRKEITWPEEIKTADPVFGRTDHD; encoded by the coding sequence ATGAAAAAGTCCCTCCTTTTCTTCCTTGCTGTCTTCGCCCTGATCCAGATATCGGCCCGAGCTGCTGAACCTGTCCGGATCGGCCTGACCCTCGGGCTCACGGGAAAGTACACCGAGATGTCGGCCATGCAGATGAAAGGGTACCGGTTATGGAAAAAGCAGGTGAACGACCGGGGCGGGATTGCCGGCCGACCTGTAGAACTTATCATCCGGGACGACGGGAGCGACGGCCCGGCCGCGGCCGGCCTGTATGAGGAGATGATGGGGAGCCGCAAAGTAGACCTCGTCTTCGGGCCCTACGCCAGCGCCATCACCGCTGCCATCCTCCCCGCAGCCGAACGGCACGGCTACCCCGTCCTGGTAGGCGGCGCGTTCTCGGACCAGCCTTGGTCCCAGGGGCGCCGCAATGTTTTCGGGGTTTACACACCGGCGAGCCGGTACACCGTGGGGTTTCTGGAAATGCTGGTGGCCAGCGGCGTCGACCGCCTGGCTATCCTGGCCACTGATGATGTTTTCTCACAGAGCGCTGCCGATGGTGCCGCCAAATGGGCCGGGCGCTACGGACTTGAGGTCGTTTACCGGGAAACGTTCCCCAAGGACAAGCAGGAACTCGACGACGAGATCGGCCGGGCCCGGGAATCCGGCGCCAGCCTCCTGATCATGTGCGGTCATCTCCAGGAGGCCGTCTCGGGCAGGGAAGCCCTGTCCCGCGCCGGGTGGCAACCCGCCGCCTATTACGCCACCGTAGGACCGGTGCTGCAAGAATACGCGGACCGGCTCGGTCCGCTGGCCGAGGGGACATTCTCGTCCTCGCAGTGGGAACCCGACCCGGACCTGGATTTCCCGGGATCACGCCAGTTCCTGGAGGAGTTCACGGCCACCTACTCAACGGCGCCGTCCTACCACGCCGCCACCGCTTTCGCAACAGGGACCATCCTCGAACAGGCCGTCCACAGGGCAGGGGGTATCGACCGGGAAAAACTCACCGAAGCGCTGTTCACCCTGGATACCATGAGCATCATCGGCCGGTATGGCGTCGATCGCACGGGGATGCAGATCCGTCAGTTCCCCGTGATCACCCAGTGGCAGGAAGGACGCAAAGAGATCACCTGGCCCGAGGAGATCAAGACCGCAGACCCCGTATTCGGACGGACGGATCATGATTAA
- a CDS encoding histidine kinase dimerization/phosphoacceptor domain -containing protein, protein MINMRRFTSSLNFRITLPVVLLVFFMWLGLNMSVFRAVDEFQTSRIAEDMEWASRFTYNIINKDFYDLTLSEGRGKERHLRIVQGRSFGALEEFARQKGFVAAVYSHEKERLLLDGSLPLKFIQAIQRKHQENHLGLVSNDGREYYLYHFEFEPWGWRIFLLKEVASYAAFVSKERSIQVGTGVVVLLAAFLLYFSLRWNIHRPIRQIIDSLAWQTPPRYTGVGEFEYLSARIGSMVSSLEEREQFLASVFDSIQDGISILDADLNVVRVNRTMEKWYSHIPSLVGKKCYEVYHGREAVCDNCPSIRTMETGSMAVELVPRIGADGEITGWLELHTFPLLDRQTGVQEGVIEYVRDVTKQRATAGALEETRERFQVAFHAGPDPMVIVRLSDRTVVDVNTGFVESTGYAADQVVGKRSEETPYWKDDESRDRLYDAIRDHGLADNMEMEFRLVSGELRPGLLSARIMALAGEPHLLVLVKDISQLKNAEARLKNSLSEKEVLLKEIHHRVKNNLQVISGLLNLQAHHISDPVGRSIYKESQNRVITMALIHEDLYRSADLSSVNLEGYIKNLAENLFRSYQVGHGRVKLELDVEHTEMVVDTAIPCGLIMNELISNALKHAFPGDRAGTLTVRFRSTSERQYYLEVSDDGVGLPPGMDFADTTTLGMQLVKVIVEQLAGTMEIDGDHGTTFRISFAEYLEAGTVLY, encoded by the coding sequence ATGATTAACATGCGCCGTTTCACCAGCAGCCTGAACTTCCGGATCACCCTGCCGGTGGTCCTGCTGGTGTTCTTCATGTGGCTGGGACTCAACATGTCGGTGTTCAGAGCCGTGGATGAGTTCCAGACAAGCAGGATCGCGGAGGACATGGAGTGGGCATCCCGGTTCACCTACAACATTATCAACAAGGACTTTTACGACCTGACCCTCTCGGAGGGCCGTGGTAAAGAAAGGCACCTGAGGATCGTCCAGGGGAGGTCCTTTGGCGCCCTGGAGGAGTTCGCCAGGCAGAAGGGATTTGTCGCGGCCGTCTACTCCCATGAAAAGGAACGCCTCCTGCTTGACGGCAGCCTGCCCCTGAAGTTCATCCAGGCTATTCAGCGCAAGCACCAGGAAAATCACCTAGGGCTGGTTTCCAACGACGGTCGGGAATATTACCTTTATCATTTCGAGTTCGAACCGTGGGGCTGGCGCATCTTCCTGCTCAAGGAGGTGGCCTCCTACGCGGCCTTCGTAAGCAAGGAGCGCAGTATCCAGGTGGGCACGGGCGTGGTCGTCCTGCTGGCCGCTTTCCTTCTGTACTTTTCGCTACGGTGGAACATCCACCGGCCCATCCGGCAGATCATCGACTCCCTGGCATGGCAGACGCCCCCCCGGTACACGGGCGTGGGCGAGTTCGAGTACCTGAGTGCCCGCATCGGGTCCATGGTGTCGTCCCTGGAAGAGAGGGAGCAGTTCCTGGCAAGCGTGTTCGACAGCATCCAGGACGGGATCAGCATCCTGGATGCCGACCTGAACGTCGTGCGCGTCAACAGGACCATGGAGAAATGGTATTCACATATCCCTTCCCTGGTGGGGAAAAAGTGCTACGAGGTCTACCACGGCAGGGAGGCCGTGTGCGACAACTGCCCTTCAATAAGGACCATGGAAACGGGGAGCATGGCGGTGGAGCTGGTCCCCAGGATCGGCGCCGACGGGGAGATAACCGGGTGGCTGGAGCTGCACACCTTCCCACTCCTCGACCGGCAAACCGGGGTCCAGGAAGGAGTCATCGAGTATGTCCGGGACGTCACAAAGCAAAGAGCCACAGCAGGAGCCCTGGAGGAGACCAGGGAGCGGTTCCAGGTCGCCTTTCATGCCGGCCCGGACCCCATGGTCATCGTCAGGCTGTCGGACCGGACCGTGGTGGACGTGAACACGGGGTTTGTGGAGAGCACCGGATACGCCGCTGACCAGGTGGTTGGCAAACGTTCCGAGGAAACCCCCTACTGGAAGGACGACGAGAGCAGGGACCGCCTTTACGACGCGATACGGGACCATGGACTGGCGGACAACATGGAGATGGAGTTCAGGCTCGTCTCAGGCGAGCTCAGGCCCGGCCTGCTTTCGGCCAGGATCATGGCCCTGGCCGGCGAACCCCACCTGCTGGTCCTGGTCAAGGACATTTCCCAGCTCAAAAACGCTGAAGCGCGGCTGAAAAATTCCCTGAGCGAAAAAGAGGTCCTGCTCAAGGAGATCCATCACCGGGTCAAGAACAACCTCCAGGTCATCTCCGGGCTCCTCAACCTCCAGGCCCACCACATCAGCGATCCGGTGGGCCGATCGATCTACAAGGAAAGCCAGAACCGGGTCATCACCATGGCGCTGATCCATGAGGATCTTTACCGGTCGGCCGACCTGTCCAGCGTGAACCTCGAAGGCTATATCAAGAATCTGGCGGAGAACCTGTTCAGATCCTACCAGGTCGGCCATGGCCGGGTGAAGCTGGAGCTCGACGTGGAGCACACCGAGATGGTGGTGGATACGGCTATCCCGTGCGGGCTTATCATGAACGAGCTCATCTCCAACGCCCTCAAACACGCGTTCCCGGGTGACCGCGCCGGCACATTGACCGTCCGGTTCCGTTCAACAAGTGAAAGGCAATATTACCTCGAGGTATCCGACGATGGCGTCGGTCTGCCGCCGGGAATGGACTTTGCCGACACCACGACCCTGGGGATGCAGCTGGTGAAGGTGATCGTGGAGCAGCTCGCCGGCACAATGGAGATCGACGGGGATCATGGGACGACGTTCAGGATATCCTTTGCCGAATACCTGGAGGCGGGCACCGTCCTGTATTGA
- the rodA gene encoding rod shape-determining protein RodA, whose protein sequence is MRGLWNPMRVDAILVGCAVALSGIGIMVIRSATRGGPFQHYGGRQAYWLAIGLAAFFLGYFADRRHLQRGAYVLYGMMFAVLVGLAVAGKWSGGVQRWVHAGGLTFQPSEMAKIILILALARYFNRQKAQPPYGLEGIAIPLLMVAGYAVPVAAQPDLGTAMFLVLISAAMILFVGVRWSTILTLSLVAAAAVPSLFFALKEYQRNRILNFLSPERDPLGTGYHVVQSKIAIGSGGLLGKGFQQGTQSQLRFIPEQHTDFIISVLAEEFGFLGVLLVLGLVLFLSLYLLSFVEFTRTRFSLLVVVGITFAFAMQAAINVAMAAGLLPVVGLPMPLLSYGGSSLVVTWLGFGIIAGYKRRR, encoded by the coding sequence GTGAGAGGTTTGTGGAACCCCATGCGGGTGGATGCGATCCTGGTAGGGTGTGCCGTTGCCCTGTCGGGAATCGGCATCATGGTCATCCGTTCGGCCACCCGGGGCGGGCCCTTCCAACATTACGGCGGCCGTCAGGCATACTGGCTTGCCATCGGTTTGGCTGCTTTTTTTCTCGGCTACTTCGCCGACCGCCGGCATCTACAGCGCGGAGCATATGTGCTCTACGGTATGATGTTTGCCGTCCTCGTCGGACTCGCGGTGGCGGGGAAGTGGTCGGGAGGGGTGCAGAGGTGGGTCCATGCCGGAGGGCTGACGTTCCAGCCCTCAGAAATGGCCAAGATCATCCTTATCCTTGCGCTGGCCCGCTACTTCAACAGGCAGAAGGCTCAGCCGCCCTACGGCCTGGAGGGGATCGCCATCCCGCTGCTGATGGTTGCCGGCTACGCTGTCCCTGTCGCCGCCCAGCCTGACCTGGGTACCGCCATGTTCCTGGTCCTTATTTCCGCCGCCATGATCCTGTTCGTGGGAGTTCGCTGGTCGACCATTCTCACCCTTTCCCTTGTGGCAGCGGCAGCAGTGCCTTCCCTCTTTTTCGCACTGAAGGAGTACCAGAGGAACCGGATCCTCAACTTTCTGAGTCCCGAGAGGGACCCCCTCGGCACCGGCTATCACGTTGTCCAGTCGAAGATCGCCATCGGATCAGGCGGGCTTCTCGGAAAGGGGTTCCAGCAGGGGACCCAGTCCCAGCTCCGGTTCATCCCCGAACAGCACACCGATTTCATCATCTCGGTCCTTGCCGAGGAGTTCGGGTTCCTCGGGGTCCTCCTGGTGCTCGGGCTGGTCCTTTTCCTTTCCCTTTACCTGTTGAGTTTTGTGGAGTTCACCAGGACGAGGTTTTCCCTCCTGGTGGTGGTGGGCATCACCTTTGCTTTCGCCATGCAGGCGGCCATCAACGTGGCCATGGCCGCGGGGCTTTTGCCGGTGGTGGGTTTGCCGATGCCGCTTTTGAGTTATGGGGGGTCGAGCCTGGTCGTCACGTGGCTGGGGTTTGGGATCATCGCCGGATATAAAAGGCGGAGGTGA
- the mrdA gene encoding penicillin-binding protein 2 produces MGSFSKRPGETLQGIERRLAVTMGVITLVFLLILLYFWHLQVLQHSRYQKLADNNRIRLVEMKATRGIITDRNGVILADSSPEYSIALIPEDMDKDREGQILSLARLLGRDPKEAVALFKGSSSGAPYRAVRIFEHLEDVEVALFEADQERFPGSRLVVVPRRYYPYGQVAAHLLGYVGEISRAQLDSGRYEGIRKGDTVGKYALELAYDRFLTGRDGGRQVEVDARGRELNILGATEPVPGANLTLTIDLRLQKALEQELSGMRGAGVFLDATTGEVLAMVSTPAFDPNEFSLRLTDERWNEIILDPGHPLQSRAVQGMYPPGSTFKVVTAIAALMEGAIDPDERLLCSGGYSYGKRVYRDWKPQGHGKVDLQRAVVESCDVYFYQVGERMGIDAMARWASALGLGRKTGIDIPGEAVGLVPSPDWKLNSRGEVWFPGETLSAAIGQGYVLVTPLQLAALYATVARRGVQMDPFIVSRCEDVKGQELYRRDPAVRRESEIGQEVWDRIVKALEGVVSDDRGTGRIARISGIPVAGKTGTSQVVRLQESVAGGEGNIPYELKDHAWFAAFAPVDRPRVAAAVVVEHGGHGSSAAAPIVARMFKRYAEYYPENISGAVEAGGAR; encoded by the coding sequence ATGGGTTCGTTCTCAAAGCGACCCGGTGAGACGCTGCAGGGTATCGAGCGCAGGTTGGCCGTCACCATGGGCGTCATCACCCTGGTCTTTCTCCTGATCCTCCTCTACTTCTGGCATCTGCAGGTCCTTCAGCACTCCCGCTACCAGAAACTGGCTGACAACAACCGGATCCGCCTCGTCGAGATGAAGGCCACCAGGGGGATCATCACCGACCGCAACGGTGTGATCCTCGCCGACAGCAGCCCTGAATACTCGATCGCTCTCATTCCCGAGGACATGGACAAGGACAGGGAAGGTCAGATCCTCTCCCTTGCCCGTTTGCTGGGAAGGGACCCGAAGGAGGCGGTCGCTCTTTTCAAGGGCAGTTCCTCGGGAGCGCCCTACCGGGCCGTCCGGATATTCGAGCACCTGGAGGATGTTGAGGTCGCCCTTTTCGAAGCCGACCAGGAGAGGTTCCCGGGATCCCGCCTGGTCGTGGTTCCGCGAAGGTATTATCCTTACGGTCAGGTGGCGGCACATCTCCTCGGTTATGTTGGCGAGATCTCGAGGGCTCAGCTGGACTCGGGCCGTTATGAGGGGATTCGCAAGGGGGACACGGTAGGAAAGTACGCCCTGGAGCTTGCCTATGACCGTTTTCTCACGGGGCGCGATGGCGGGCGGCAGGTCGAGGTAGACGCCCGTGGAAGGGAACTCAATATCCTGGGAGCCACAGAGCCTGTCCCTGGCGCGAACCTGACCCTGACTATCGACCTTCGCCTCCAGAAGGCTCTGGAGCAGGAACTTTCCGGGATGAGAGGGGCCGGCGTTTTCCTCGATGCGACCACGGGAGAAGTCCTGGCCATGGTGAGCACGCCGGCCTTCGACCCCAATGAATTTTCCCTTCGTCTTACTGATGAGCGGTGGAACGAGATCATCCTCGACCCCGGCCACCCCCTGCAGAGCAGGGCTGTGCAGGGGATGTACCCGCCCGGTTCCACCTTCAAGGTCGTCACTGCCATTGCCGCTCTCATGGAAGGCGCTATAGACCCTGATGAACGCCTCCTCTGTTCCGGCGGGTACAGCTACGGAAAAAGGGTCTACAGGGACTGGAAACCGCAGGGGCATGGAAAGGTGGACCTGCAGCGTGCCGTGGTGGAGTCGTGCGATGTCTATTTCTACCAGGTCGGGGAGAGGATGGGGATCGATGCCATGGCACGCTGGGCTTCGGCCCTCGGACTGGGGCGGAAAACGGGGATCGACATCCCGGGCGAGGCTGTGGGCCTCGTTCCCTCCCCGGACTGGAAGTTGAACTCCAGGGGCGAGGTGTGGTTTCCAGGGGAGACCCTGTCCGCGGCCATCGGCCAGGGTTACGTGCTGGTGACGCCTCTTCAGCTGGCGGCCCTTTACGCCACGGTGGCCAGGCGGGGTGTCCAGATGGACCCGTTCATTGTGAGCCGGTGTGAGGATGTTAAGGGGCAGGAACTGTACCGCAGGGACCCTGCAGTCAGGAGAGAGTCGGAGATCGGACAGGAGGTGTGGGATCGGATCGTGAAAGCTCTCGAGGGGGTGGTTTCCGACGACAGGGGAACGGGACGGATCGCCCGCATCTCAGGCATCCCGGTAGCGGGGAAGACCGGCACCTCCCAGGTCGTGAGACTCCAGGAATCGGTGGCCGGGGGTGAGGGAAATATCCCCTATGAACTGAAAGACCACGCGTGGTTCGCGGCCTTCGCCCCGGTGGACAGGCCCCGGGTGGCTGCGGCAGTGGTGGTCGAACATGGAGGGCACGGTTCTTCGGCTGCCGCGCCCATCGTGGCGCGGATGTTCAAGCGGTACGCCGAGTATTATCCTGAAAACATTTCCGGAGCGGTGGAAGCAGGGGGAGCGCGGTGA
- the mreD gene encoding rod shape-determining protein MreD, producing MRFLYLPLLFALALLLQSAGIPMIFPQWVTQGVDLPLVIVVHIALTRGKSSGMVSGLILGYLQDALSGGVLGFNGMAMVVAGFTGGLLREKFFVRSTAHRSISIAGAVLAFLLVKISTLVLFAQPYPPLLSAEFLWALTGNTAAALFIHILLDRFETSFGIRPEEEIRLGD from the coding sequence ATGAGGTTCCTGTACCTGCCCTTACTCTTTGCCCTGGCCCTCCTGCTCCAGTCTGCCGGGATCCCGATGATCTTCCCGCAGTGGGTGACCCAGGGTGTCGACCTTCCCCTCGTGATCGTGGTTCACATCGCCTTGACCCGGGGCAAGAGTTCCGGGATGGTGTCGGGTCTGATCCTCGGTTATCTCCAGGACGCCCTGAGTGGAGGGGTCCTGGGGTTCAACGGAATGGCCATGGTCGTGGCCGGGTTTACGGGAGGGTTGTTGAGGGAAAAATTTTTCGTTCGCAGCACCGCACACAGATCGATCTCCATCGCGGGAGCGGTTCTTGCCTTTCTCCTCGTCAAGATCTCCACCCTGGTCCTGTTCGCGCAGCCTTACCCTCCCCTGCTGTCTGCCGAGTTCCTCTGGGCCCTTACGGGCAACACTGCCGCAGCCTTGTTCATCCATATTCTCCTCGATCGGTTTGAAACCTCCTTCGGGATCCGGCCAGAGGAGGAGATCAGGCTGGGAGACTAG